Proteins encoded by one window of Juglans regia cultivar Chandler chromosome 15, Walnut 2.0, whole genome shotgun sequence:
- the LOC109019990 gene encoding tubulin beta-1 chain-like codes for MGRRGSGGARDVFGTLDLLQDEGRERGGCVIVVVSQLQAKMREILHIQGGPCAILMDMEPGTYHGFGMGTLLISKIREEYPNRMMLTFFILPSPKVSDTVAESYNTTMSREL; via the coding sequence ATGGGTCGAAGAGGGAGTGGTGGGGCTAGGGATGTGTTTGGGACTTTGGATCTGTTGCAGGATGAAGGGAGAGAACGTGGTGGATGTGTCATTGTCGTTGTTTCCCAACTTCAAGCAAAGATGCGTGAGATCCTTCACATCCAAGGTGGGCCATGCGCTATTCTCATGGATATGGAGCCTGGTACGTACCATGGATTTGGTATGGGTACCCTTTTGATCTCAAAGATCAGAGAGGAATACCCAAACCGAATGATGCTCACCTTCTTCATCTTACCATCCCCAAAGGTCTCCGACACCGTTGCTGAGTCTTACAACACAACCATGTCTAGGGAACTATGA
- the LOC109020013 gene encoding uncharacterized protein LOC109020013 gives MEAEELASRWERLHLSKEESACFHVQQKRLHDDIRSGKYCIVGKALTEKGVNSEGFRITMSQIWRLDGWVTFKELGDQCFLIEFQKIEDKEKVLSGRPWFFDRHLLTMMEVDEKESIDGLKFCFEPFWIQLHNLPLSVMTEDFSEQFAEAIGPVIRVEAEADGRAWGRCLRVRVVVDLNRPLLRGKWLRLDDKQHWISFKYERLQNFCFQCGILSHKGKGCLNARNTQQGETVPLAQFGPWL, from the coding sequence ATGGAGGCGGAGGAACTGGCATCACGATGGGAAAGGCTTCATCTCTCCAAGGAAGAAAGTGCTTGCTTCCATGTCCAGCAGAAGAGGCTCCACGATGACATAAGAAGCGGGAAGTACTGTATTGTTGGGAAAGCTTTGACGGAAAAGGGAGTGAATAGCGAAGGATTCAGAATaacaatgtctcaaatatggagGCTGGATGGGTGGGTGACGTTTAAGGAACTTGGTGATCAATGCTTCTTGATCGAGTTTCAGAAGatagaagacaaagaaaaggtACTGAGTGGACGCCCATGGTTTTTTGACAGACACCTCCTCACCATGATGGAGGTTGACGAGAAGGAATCCATAGATGGTTTGAAGTTCTGCTTTGAGCCATTCTGGATACAGTTACACAACCTCCCACTTTCAGTCATGACAGAAGATTTCAGTGAGCAGTTTGCAGAAGCTATAGGCCCGGTTATAAGAGTAGAAGCAGAGGCAGATGGACGTGCATGGGGCAGATGCCTAAGAGTTAGGGTGGTTGTGGACCTTAACAGACCTCTACTTCGAGGGAAATGGCTAAGGCTGGATGACAAGCAACACTGGATCTCATTCAAATACGAGAGGCTGCAAAACTTTTGCTTTCAGTGTGGTATTCTTAGTCACAAAGGCAAAGGTTGCTTGAATGCTCGTAATACACAGCAAGGAGAGACTGTGCCCCTAGCTCAGTTTGGTCCATGGCTCTGA